Within the Micromonospora citrea genome, the region TGAAGTGTTCACTTATGCCCAGCCGCGCGGAGACAGAAGTGACACACCCACGTTCTACGCTTTGGTCAAACAGACGGCGCAGAGGCTCCAGGCGGCAGCCAACCTGACTATCGACTGGCCTGCGCAGTAGCTAGAGGGGGCGACCGGTGCTCAGCCGCTTCAACATCGTCCCAGTCCTGCGGGGTCACTGGAAGGGCTTGAGCGATGGGCGATACCGCACGTATCGTCCGGATTGGGTCGCCCGCTGCATCCTAGCTGCGCCCGTAGGCGTTTTTGTCCTCATGTTGTGGTCAGGTACAGGCTTGGCCGCCCCCACGCCGCTCCTGACCGCCGTGGCGCTTCTGGCTGGAGGCATGCTCAGCACCTTCACCCATCTCTCTACGCTTCGCCTCAAGCTGACCGAGTGGTTAGAAAAGTTCGATGATGGTGAGGATGCGCGGTTCGTGGTTGAGCGAGAGTCGCTCGACGAAACTGCTGCGCACCTGCTTGCAGGGTCACTCGTGTGTGCTATAGATGCGGCAGTTCTGGTCGTTGGAATGAACGTCTCTACCTCTGACCGGGGAGCCCTGGAGGGAATTTGGGCCGCTCTCGGCGGAGGGTTGAGCAGCTATATTCTACTCGTATTCATAATGGTGATGCCTCGGATGTATTCAGCATATGTTGAAATCAACAGCGTAAGCACTAAGCTGAGCGGCTTCTCAAAGGATCGTTGAGGTCGGCGAGTCCAGCGGGTCGCCTCCGGCCGACTAGTGGAGTCTCAGGCGCAAGCGAGTTAGCTAGCCGACCAGGCCCTTGCAGCGGTCTAAGTTGTGGTCTCATTCGCGGCAGTGCGGGGGTGTTCACTCCGGTGTGGCCGCAGGGCGTCGAGCCTGTTCACGGGCAGTAGCCTACGACGCCGTACGGTCGGGAAGTCATCATGGCTGCTTGGCAATCAGGAATGCTGGTGGCGGCGGTTAGCAACAATTCAGCTGGCGCGGTAACCGCTTACCTCGCGATGCGCAGGCTTGCCAAGTATGTGTCTCCGGTTGAATGGTCGACCATACGCCGACAATGAGAACTTCATCTTATGAAAAAATGCTGGCGATTCGGGTCGCCAGATCGGCAGCCCCGGAAAGTGTGGGAACCATCCCCTGAAGGCTGGAAAACAGAACCTTCATCCTCGTGCGGCTCGGGTTATCGGCCCTTGCCTCAGCAAGAAAGCCGTCGAGCACTTCGACTGCCTCATCGTTATTCGACGCCCTGACAATCTGCTCAAGTTCGCGCAGCGCTTCAACTGTGTCTGTTCCGTACCGACTACGATATTGCCCGACATTGGAGTTGACGATGATGCTCTTGCTGACCACGTTGGAATTGTCGCCAACTGAGAGGTATTCATTGTAAGTCACGACAGGATCGCGCTCCCTTAGCCGTTTGTCGCCTTCGGCCGTTACGGCAACCACCGTAAACGAGTTAAGGTCGGAGGACGGAATTTCGCCTTCAGAGGCAATTTTGAGCTGCCCCCATTTTATTAATGGTTTCACAATGCAGATTGCGTATCGCTCGTGCTCATTCATGCCGGAAGCGATTTCCCTAATGCTCAAAGAGTGATCGTGACCTCTGAAAACGATGTCGATTACCTGACGCTCCACAGTGTCGCGTTCGGAGTGGCTAAGGCTCTCGGCTCGCGCTTTAGCATCGCTTATGGCGGAACGTTCGCGGAAGTGGCCACGCAGAAAGAATGCAGCGACCACAATTAGGACTAGGACCCCAATGCAGTTCTCAAGAAAGCTGGTCTCCTCGGCTGCCGCTGATCCAGCCAGTGCATCATAAGCAAGGAGGGGTGACGTCATGATCTACCTTCTTATCGGGCGAGATCGAGTATCCCTCAGCGAGAGATGGGCACGTGTGTCGGATCAACGACTCTTGTGCCCAGGGAACGTGTGGTCTCAGTTGTGGTCTCGTTCGCTGCGATACGTCGGTGCCCGATGCCGTCCGTCGGAGAGTGTTGCGCCTGGGCGGCCATCCCGGGACGCATCTGGCGGGTGGTCGCAGACCTCGAAAGCGTGTGAGGGTTTACGCCCTCCGCGGGTTCAAATCCCGCCGCCACCGCTCGTGACAAGCGAGAACGCCCGGTCGATCCGCGAGGATCGCACCGGGCGTTCCGCTTGTGGCCCCGGTTCCCGGTCGGCGTCGACGTCGGCGCGGGCGGGGGCGTCCTCCGGGCGCCCGGCCTCGCCCGGTGCCGCGTGGCGTCATCGGCGGGCAGTCGCTCCGGAGCGCTACGCGCCCACGGTGGGAATGGGCCCCGGTTCGGCGATCGCGTGGATGAGGCGCTCCAGTTGCGTCGCGAGCTGGCGTTGCTCGGCGGCCGTGAGGGACGCCAGCAGCTCCCGCTCCCGGTCGAAGATCTGCCCCGCGACGTGGTCGATGAGGTCGCGACCGCCGTCGGTCAACTGAACCAGCACCCGGCGGTCCGGGCCGGGTGTCCTCGTCACCCACTCCTGTCGCTCCGCTCTGGTCAGGCGCTGGGAGATCGCCGCCGGCGTCACGAGGGTCTGCTCGGCGAGCTCGCGGGTGGAGAGGGTGTAGGGGTGGCCCGCCCGGCGGAGCGTGCCCAGCAGGTCCAGCAGGGCCGGGTCGATGTCCAGGGTGGCGAGCAGGCGGCGCCGCTCGTCGGAGAACACCTTGGCCAGCTGCCAGATGCGCGTCACGACCGCGATGGACGAGGGGTCGAGGTCGGGTCGTTCCCGTCGCCAGGCCGCCTCGATCCAGCCGGCCCTGTCGGTGCCTGTGCTCACCCGACCAGTGTACGTTAAGCTCTTAATAGCAACGTTTAGGCCTTAACGGAGGGCGTCATGTTCGTGGTCACCGGCGGTGGAACCGGCATCGGTCGCGCAGTCGCGTCGGCGCTGCACGAGCGGGGAGACAGGGTGCTGGTCACCGGGCGGCGGGCCGCCCCGCTGGCGGCTCTCTCCCAGGAGGCCGGGGGCGGGATCGAGTTCCTGGCGTGTGACAACTCCGACCCGGCCGACGCGCGCCGGCTCGCCGAGTCGGTCACGGAGCCGGTCGACGGGCTCGTCCTCTGCGCGGGCGGCAACCCGGCCATCGGCCGCCCCGAACCCGA harbors:
- a CDS encoding MarR family winged helix-turn-helix transcriptional regulator, producing MSTGTDRAGWIEAAWRRERPDLDPSSIAVVTRIWQLAKVFSDERRRLLATLDIDPALLDLLGTLRRAGHPYTLSTRELAEQTLVTPAAISQRLTRAERQEWVTRTPGPDRRVLVQLTDGGRDLIDHVAGQIFDRERELLASLTAAEQRQLATQLERLIHAIAEPGPIPTVGA